Proteins found in one Limnohabitans sp. TEGF004 genomic segment:
- the nagZ gene encoding beta-N-acetylhexosaminidase: MSHHAPFILDIAGTQLTAADRKRLKHPLTGGIILFGRNWANRQQLTQLCADIKAVRSDLLICVDHEGGRVQRFRNDGFTHIPPMRALGELWMTDQKGVTGEFKNGSGAMAAMDAATASGYVLASELRACGVDFSFTPVLDLDHGESGVIGDRSFHRDPRVATTLAKNVMHGLLLAGMANCGKHFPGHGFVKADSHVDIPVDKRSLKAILGDCALPYQWLTTTLTSVMPAHVIYPKVDALPAGFSPRWLQDILRGQLHFNGAIFSDDLSMEGARRIDGRSVSFAEAAVAALNAGCDLVLLCNQSIGDGHAVDEMLEGLTERLVKNQWHASDASEQRRRTLLPKTSPLAWDALMTHPAYLRALDLLP; this comes from the coding sequence ATGTCTCACCATGCACCTTTCATTCTTGACATCGCAGGCACTCAGCTCACCGCAGCTGACCGCAAGCGTTTGAAGCACCCGCTCACGGGCGGCATCATTTTGTTTGGCCGCAACTGGGCCAATCGCCAACAGCTCACCCAGCTGTGCGCCGACATCAAGGCCGTGCGCTCTGACTTACTCATTTGCGTAGACCACGAAGGCGGGCGTGTGCAGCGCTTTCGCAACGATGGCTTCACACACATCCCACCCATGCGCGCTTTGGGCGAGCTGTGGATGACAGACCAAAAAGGCGTCACTGGGGAATTTAAGAACGGCAGCGGCGCAATGGCCGCCATGGACGCCGCCACCGCCAGCGGCTACGTGCTGGCCAGCGAGCTGCGCGCCTGCGGTGTGGACTTCAGCTTCACCCCCGTGCTTGACCTCGACCACGGCGAGAGTGGCGTGATTGGTGACCGCTCCTTCCATCGCGACCCGCGCGTGGCCACCACGCTGGCTAAGAACGTCATGCACGGTTTGTTACTGGCTGGCATGGCCAATTGCGGCAAACACTTTCCTGGCCACGGCTTTGTCAAAGCCGATTCGCATGTGGACATCCCTGTCGACAAGCGTAGCCTCAAAGCCATCTTGGGCGACTGTGCCTTGCCTTACCAATGGCTCACCACCACGCTCACCAGCGTCATGCCCGCACACGTCATCTACCCCAAGGTGGATGCCTTGCCCGCAGGCTTTTCGCCCCGTTGGTTGCAAGACATCTTGCGCGGTCAGCTGCATTTCAATGGCGCGATCTTTAGCGACGATTTGTCGATGGAAGGCGCACGCCGCATCGATGGCCGCTCGGTCAGCTTTGCCGAAGCCGCGGTGGCCGCACTGAATGCAGGCTGCGACCTTGTGCTCTTGTGCAACCAAAGCATTGGCGACGGCCATGCGGTGGACGAGATGCTGGAAGGTTTGACCGAACGCCTCGTCAAAAACCAATGGCACGCCAGTGACGCCAGCGAACAACGCCGTCGCACACTGCTGCCCAAAACTTCGCCGCTAGCTTGGGACGCGCTGATGACTCACCCCGCATACTTGCGGGCTTTGGACCTGTTGCCTTAA